Within Conger conger chromosome 3, fConCon1.1, whole genome shotgun sequence, the genomic segment CCCCTGTTTCTATTCTGGCAATATGGAAGGAGCGACCACGATCAGCTGGATGAAGCAACCacttggacagaagcctcagcCTGTCGCAAAGATGACAAACTATCAATCAGATGCTGTGTTTTTCAATGAGTTTAAAAAGAATACACGTCTCAGAGCGAAGAAAGCAAAGGGAAGCTTTAACCTGACTGTCTCACATGTAGAGCCATCAGATTCAGCGACATACTACTGTACTTTTATATTCTACGGTGAGATCAGCTTTGGAGATGGAAGTACCTTAATGGTGACGGGTaagtatgaaatatattttattttcctataGCCTAACTTGTCGAAATGTTATAAATTGAATCTATGGTTATGCTTATTTTTTCTAATACTTTTAGGAAAATTAAGTATTGATTCAATTTATCTGACAAAAACACTCTGAAGTCCCTTGccataaaattaatatttacaatatgAACTGTTTATGGTGATGCTTTCACCAAAAGAAGAGCTGCCATTTGCTGTACATCATAAAGGCCAcgtatatatactcagtgagcacttgactagactttttttagacttaatacgtcttctgctggtgtagcctGTCCATTTAGAggattgacatgttgtgtgattTGTATGATGTATATCACACTCTTATTAATTTTCAGTgtgttaatggttaatggttgccatttatatagcgagggcggcacggatggtgcagtgggtagcactgccgcctcacagcaaggaggtcctgggtttgaatccccgtcggccggggcctctctgtgcagaatttgcatgttctccccgtgtctgcgtgggtttcctctgggtactccggtttcctccccttagagagtctaaattgcccgtaggtatgagtgtgtgagtgaatggtgtgtgtgccctgcgatggactggcgacctgtccagggtgcattcctgcctttcgcccaatgtatgctgggataggctccagcccccctaaaaccctgttcaggataagcgggtcatgataatggatggatggatttatatagcgcctttatccaaagcgctgtacaattgattcttctcattcacccattcgtactcacacactcacacactcacacaccgacggcgattgtctgccattcaaggcaccgaccagctcgtcaggagcatctgggggttaggtgtcttcgacacagcccaggcgggggatcgaaccggcaaccctccgactgccagacaactgctcttactgtctgagccacaTCGCCCCCTTTAACATAACATTGCTTATAGACATGATCATATAGCACAACCTGCATCTgaatcacacatatgtgcaaaaacatgctgcactttatattataatcggtggagtcatcttcagctctctgtatatcctacaataatacaaagccatactgcatttatatgtaaaccttacagtggaatccaaaggacaattctgtattgagtgtaatgagtgctaacttttgacagggccagagtcccagagcaggacagtagtgctgcagcagcccgagtctgagtcagtgcagccaggagactctgtgactctgcagtgtacagtacacactgagacctgtgcaggagaacacagtgtgcactggttcagaccgggctcaggaatcattcacacccatggacacaggagtgatgagtgccagaggagctctgggactatgtctcccacacagagctgtgtctacaacttccccaagaggatcctcagcctctctgatgctgggacttactactgtgctgtggccacctgtggggaAATCTTTTTTGGGAATGGGACCAAGCTGGACTTTAAGGGTAGGAACAACACAATCACATtgtgaaacattgttttttgtacatttaatttttagTCATACTAAATTTTGCTCCTAAAATATCAGGAAATGATGTCCTCCCACTTTATTGCTTGGTGGGAGCTTTGGCGTTGAGTGTGATCCTAAACATCATCCTCGCTCTGAGCAAGAGAAAACACAGTGAGAACTGCAAAGGTAAGAGACCAATTAATCAATGTGCAGTATAAGTCaatggatgtaaaaaaaagaaacttatttacaatacttttttttcgtAAAATGAAATCAGACTAGTCTGACACCTACAAGATCATAAAAATACTCAACATCTTAAAGCATCCCTGCACAGCTGTAAAATGACATCGCAAAAAGTTACTTTTAGGTAGgtgcactgaatacatttacattttagtcatttagcagatgcttttaatccaaagcaacttaaagtgcataggttctcaACAAGCTAAATTcatcaaagcgctgtacaattgatgtttctcattcacccgttcatacacatactcacacaccaacggcaattggctgccatgcaacttGTAGCAACTTGCCTTCCTGCCGTGGTGAATATAATTAGCTGTATGAATAACTACAACCACTACTAAAATGActactatgaataataataaaaaatatatatattaatgataataatcaagcagaagaagaaaaataactgcTTTCTTATTTTACTTGCTTTCTTATACACCATAAAAAGACacttcaaattattttaatgaacctTCAGCGGTTTCTTTCTAATCTTCCTCAAACAGGGGCTGCCTCAAGCCAAGTGTCCAGAACAGACTTGAAGAGTAAACAGGTACAAATGCTGTATTATGTTGTGAAaactaaaatatacaattcCTGTGGTGAATATTAAATGATAATGAGAAGGAGGAATAATCATAATATATGCGCTGTGTCATGTGTTTCCttttagcatcaagatgaagcgatgaattacgctgctttgactttcaccaccaagaaacccaaagtgaggaggaagaagagggaggaagagagagaaacggttTATTCAGGTGTGACATTTAAAGACCACGAGTGAAGCTTTCCATCAAAATTCATCTTTGTCACAAGAATGATCACAATTTATCAAACCTGTCCTCCTTCGCATTGGTGCAGATTACAGTatatgtaaactgtaaatttgccCAAAAAAACTAAGAGTCTCTTTGAGCGGTGCTTATTCTTAAAtgctttttcaaataaacaaattaaaacttttACACTGATGTGCTTGCATTTTAACCCTAGTGCAGTCTTACAATTCtgcatactccccttgtcctaagggtaaaaaatggcCCACTTTCACTCAacccctcaaccccaaatgtattttgcatgaagaaacaatctgtcactcatcacaaactttgtcatcaaatttaaagttgaaaaaagaacagTTAGGGAGTTTTCTCTGctattaaacatagtggcgggtcatttttcacccttaagacaacacaaggtttAAATGTCGTTCAATGCTGCTAAATCTTGCACAGTTTAGGGCGGCCGTGTATTGCAGTGGTAAGGGAAGAGGAGGTGACTTTCATTCAGGTCATGTACTGCGTTTGTACCTTTGAGAAGGCTGGTAAGTTGAGTGACttcagtgtatatttaatatgaaactgTACACATGTAGAATTGTGAAAGTCATTCTGAGTcagtgataaaaatacattctgttCTAGAGCCATTTATTTTAGGGTTAATGCCGGGGACAGTAGTGTCATTTCCCAACTCTTTATGAAATGGAAAATTCTGTCCTGACCTCTTTTCATATAATATCATAGACatgaaatacagtggtgtccAAAAGTTTCAGCACCCAGGTCAATTGCATCTCTTgttgattgatttttttttttttcttgttgtgaaAAGTAGTTTAATTCTAGTTTAACTATTACCTAGCAGAGGGAAGCTGAGAGTTTTTTCTTGTTACTATTTGAGTGTTTTTATTCAGGCTAGGAAAGTTtttgctggtgtgtgtgggggggactCCTTTTCCTGCTCCACTGCAAAGCATCtttccattattggcatttggcagacgcgacgtacagttaattagactaagcaggagacaatcctcacctggagcaatgcaggggtaagggccctgcacaagggcccaacggctgtgtggatcttattgtggctataccgggattagaaccaccaactttgtgtgtgccagtcatttaccttaaccactacgctacaggccacccatgaAAATGCCTCTGTAAATAAAAAGTGATATATTTCTACAAAGTTTAATGCTGAATTATTTGTTATGGTAAACTTTGTTCATGTTGTTTTCTTTGATATTTCCATAGATCAGACAGTCAGGGTACATACATAATTCCTATCACAATCCACCTTTCTGTATAAATACTGTCATTTAAAGTTTTACAGGGATATTTACTCCACATACAGCAGAGAGGCATGTGGAGATAATGTATCTTTGCACATCCACACCAGCGGTGCGTCtggcatacagtacaaaatCTGCCACTTCTAAGCCAGGGTCACTGTGAATCTGTGTACTCTCCTGCATGTTTTACTGAACATGCTTTCTGAAGACAAGGCCTCCTGCAGCCAGAGCCCTCTCTGTACCTTCAATAGccaaagcacttcctgtatgcACAGCAACAACTTTCTTGTGTTCTCAGTTATCGATGTTGCGCAGTGTGTTCTAGGAGAACTGGacgcattttctgactgaatgactcaGTGGCAGATAACTTCCTGTGTTCACAGGGGCTTATAATCTAGAGAACAAAGAGAGAGTAATGCCCTTACCCAGAATGGACTTTAGTAAAGTATTTACCTTAGAGAGCTGAGCATGATTATAACATCCTTTGACTCTTACTCTACATGCGCAAAATTACTGGTATAAGACTGGTATAATGGCCATCACACATAAATAAGATGGCAAACATTTTGATTgcatgttattttagtgttaatacatttctacatgtttttgaacatactcttgattgcatttcatacattg encodes:
- the LOC133123240 gene encoding uncharacterized protein LOC133123240; its protein translation is MTNYQSDAVFFNEFKKNTRLRAKKAKGSFNLTVSHVEPSDSATYYCTFIFYGEISFGDGSTLMVTESQSRTVVLQQPESESVQPGDSVTLQCTVHTETCAGEHSVHWFRPGSGIIHTHGHRSDECQRSSGTMSPTQSCVYNFPKRILSLSDAGTYYCAVATCGEIFFGNGTKLDFKGNDVLPLYCLVGALALSVILNIILALSKRKHSENCKASR